The Pseudophryne corroboree isolate aPseCor3 chromosome 2, aPseCor3.hap2, whole genome shotgun sequence genome has a segment encoding these proteins:
- the RPAIN gene encoding RPA-interacting protein isoform X2 has translation MEGAKRHRSMYKGTTPPWKETYRKRCVERLKGNRSRLLDKFRQVGERMNAGIGGSFLVQEVMEEEWKAMQSDDGSLPSLWKKQTFSQALGMLQDSDELATLEDIKQELILEEQAMVEEIESILQFEDECLDSVVGLNSLNQIVCPVCNRNNLTVTSCFVLCQCGVYINCKSQGMSIEKLRELLDAHLSAHAYSCSEHPVFSVALGAEGVPCLFMSCYACDAMSVIF, from the exons ATGGAGGGTGCAAAGAGACATCGCTCCATGTATAAGGGAACGACCCCTCCATGGAAGGAGACCTACAGGAAG AGATGTGTGGAACGACTGAAGGGTAATCGCTCCAGACTACTGGATAAATTTCGTCAGGTCGGAGAGAGGATGAATGCTGGCATTGGTGGCTCCTTCCTAGTGCAGGAAGTTATGGAAGAGGAATGGAAAGCTATGCAATCGGATGATGGCAGCCTGCCCTCTCTCTGGAAAAAGCAGACCTTCTCTCAG GCTTTAGGCATGTTGCAGGATTCTGATGAGCTGGCAACACTGGAGGATATAAAACAAGAGCTTATTTTAGAAG AACAAGCAATGGTTGAAGAAATTGAAAGCATTCTGCAGTTTGAAGACGAGTGCTTGGATTCTGTGGTTGGGCTAAATTCTTTAAACCAGATAGTTTGCCCTGTATGTAATCG GAATAACTTGACTGTAACAAGTTGCTTTGTCTTATGTCAGTGTGGAGTTTACATAAACTGTAAG TCCCAAGGCATGAGCATTGAAAAGCTTCGGGAATTACTTGATGCACACCTGTCGGCCCACGCGTACAGCTGCTCTGAGCATCCAGTGTTTTCAGTCGCTCTGGGTGCAGAGGGAGTGCCCTGTCTGTTCATGAGTTGCTAT
- the RPAIN gene encoding RPA-interacting protein isoform X1, translated as MEGAKRHRSMYKGTTPPWKETYRKRCVERLKGNRSRLLDKFRQVGERMNAGIGGSFLVQEVMEEEWKAMQSDDGSLPSLWKKQTFSQALGMLQDSDELATLEDIKQELILEEQAMVEEIESILQFEDECLDSVVGLNSLNQIVCPVCNRNNLTVTSCFVLCQCGVYINCKSQGMSIEKLRELLDAHLSAHAYSCSEHPVFSVALGAEGVPCLFMSCYGSYPPAQKEYAEYSQACDAMSVIF; from the exons ATGGAGGGTGCAAAGAGACATCGCTCCATGTATAAGGGAACGACCCCTCCATGGAAGGAGACCTACAGGAAG AGATGTGTGGAACGACTGAAGGGTAATCGCTCCAGACTACTGGATAAATTTCGTCAGGTCGGAGAGAGGATGAATGCTGGCATTGGTGGCTCCTTCCTAGTGCAGGAAGTTATGGAAGAGGAATGGAAAGCTATGCAATCGGATGATGGCAGCCTGCCCTCTCTCTGGAAAAAGCAGACCTTCTCTCAG GCTTTAGGCATGTTGCAGGATTCTGATGAGCTGGCAACACTGGAGGATATAAAACAAGAGCTTATTTTAGAAG AACAAGCAATGGTTGAAGAAATTGAAAGCATTCTGCAGTTTGAAGACGAGTGCTTGGATTCTGTGGTTGGGCTAAATTCTTTAAACCAGATAGTTTGCCCTGTATGTAATCG GAATAACTTGACTGTAACAAGTTGCTTTGTCTTATGTCAGTGTGGAGTTTACATAAACTGTAAG TCCCAAGGCATGAGCATTGAAAAGCTTCGGGAATTACTTGATGCACACCTGTCGGCCCACGCGTACAGCTGCTCTGAGCATCCAGTGTTTTCAGTCGCTCTGGGTGCAGAGGGAGTGCCCTGTCTGTTCATGAGTTGCTAT GGATCGTACCCGCCTGCACAGAAGGAATATGCCGAGTATAGCCAG